A single window of Plutella xylostella chromosome 25, ilPluXylo3.1, whole genome shotgun sequence DNA harbors:
- the LOC105380824 gene encoding CAAX prenyl protease 2 gives MAVKQFIDNNTCIFSILACIFLTFAYVGSLYIWRSTLNRDHPSTIKRRFFSVSCMMLLAPFFTQYFFTEGTLVKGDVYGHLGLRAAGVVQASIVPLILTAILFLGPLTMQFFSGIWKLYAEPVYWLSSWKDWVWVRNHFMAPLSEEWVFRACMMPLLLQCLEPITAVFVGPLLFGIAHFHHMYEQMKAGFDFKMALMISSFQFMYTSIFGAYSAYLFLRTGHFVAPLVAHMFCNHMGFPNFSEVSQHKPAHQAVIIAAFLAGLLLWCLLLNPLTDPALYDNQIYADT, from the exons atggcTGTAAAACAGTTTATAGATAACAAtacgtgtatattttcaattttagcTTGTATTTTCCTTACCTTCGCATATGTTGGGAGTTTATATATTTGGCGATCAACATTAAACAG AGACCACCCCTCCACCATAAAGAGAAGATTCTTCAGTGTGTCTTGCATGATGTTGTTGGCACCATTCTTCACTCAGTATTTCTTCACGGAGGGCACCCTAGTGAAAGGGGATGTGTATGGACACTTGGGGCTCCGTGCCGCAGGCGTGGTGCAGGCCTCCATAGTTCCACTAATACTGACTGCTATATTATTCTTAGGCCCCTTGACTATGCAGTTCTTCTCAGGGATATGGAAATTGTATGCAG AGCCAGTGTACTGGCTGTCCAGTTGGAAGGACTGGGTGTGGGTGCGGAACCACTTCATGGCGCCACTGAGCGAGGAGTGGGTGTTCCGCGCGTGCATGATGCCGCTACTGCTGCAGTGTCTCGAGCCCATCACCGCCGTGTTTGTCGGACCACTGCTATTTGGCATTG CACACTTTCATCACATGTACGAACAAATGAAGGCTGGTTTTGATTTCAAGATGGCCCTAATGATCTCAT CATTCCAATTTATGTATACGAGTATATTTGGAGCGTATTCAGCGTACCTGTTCTTGAGGACTG GTCACTTCGTGGCGCCACTAGTAGCCCACATGTTCTGCAACCACATGGGATTCCCCAACTTCTCCGAGGTGAGCCAGCACAAGCCGGCGCACCAGGCCGTCATCATCGCGGCGTTCCTTGCCGGCCTGCTGCTGTGGTGTCTGCTGCTGAATCCGCTTACTGACCCGGCGCTGTATGACAACCAGATCTATGCTGACACGTAG